The window CCGATTTCCGGCTCGATGCCGGACGTGCCGTGGGGCTGGGGGCGGTTTAGGGTGGTGGGGAGGGTGCGGTCTTCCGACCGGCGGCCAGTCCGACCAGCAGCAGGCCGCCGGCCACCATCAGGAAAGCGCTCCCGTAGGATGGCATGGTCCAGGCAAATTTCCACCAAATGCCGCCAGCTCCGCTCACCATCAGGCCGACGTAGGCAAGTATCCTGCGCCAAAGGGGCAAGTAGGCAACGAGCTCGGTCAGGTTCACGCTGTCGGAAGAAGCGGGCGGCGCTGCTTCGGCGGCGTCGGCCTGGGCCGCGCGTTTCAGCAGAATATCTTTGCCGCGCGCCGCTGCGGCAAAGCCGCAGGCGCTACAGGTATCGCGTGCGGCGCTATTGCTGTGTCTGCAGACGTGGCATTGCCACTCGTAAGCTTGCATGGTCGGACATCCAGAAATGAATCCGAAGCAGTGTAGCATCGGCTTACTTCACATTCGGCACATACCCACCGCACAAGCGCTTGCTACGCTTGTGGTCTGACAAGTTTCCCTGGAACGCCATGATCGACCATTACGAGGCGGTGCGGCTGCCTTTCAAGCCCGCGCTGCCGTATCACATGCTCAGTGATTCCGTTCGCGCAGCGCTGTGGTTTGGCGGCGTGATCCTGCCGCTGATTTCGCTCGCGGTCGTGCACGTCGGCTATGTGGGGGGCAGCATGCCGCTACCGGGCACCATGCTGATCCACGCGTTCCTGATTACCAGCATCCCGCTCGCCAATGCGCTGCTGCTGCGCGCAATGATGAGCGAGCGGCCTTTGCTGCCGCGCCCGCTGGCATTGCTGCACGGTTTCGCAGCGACCGTCAGCATCGTCTACACCATCGTCTTCCTGCCGCTGATTCCGTTCACCATGGCCGTAATCCTGAGTTACGGCATCTTCTTGCTGCTGGTGCTCGCACCGCTGCTTTCGCTGATCGCGTTGCTGGCCGGGCGCCGCATGCTCGGCGAGATGGTGCGGGAGACCGGTAGGGCGCCGCTGCCGTCCGCGTTGCCCGGTGTGCTGCTGGCGATGGCCGTCGGTGCCGTCGTCGAGTTACCGGCCGCCGTGACGCTGATCGGCATGCGCATGGCGAACAGCAGCGTGCATGCCACCAGGGCCGACGGCGTGCGCCTGCTGCGCCACTTGGGCAACGAGAAAATGATAGCAAGCATGTGCAAACGACAGGAGACCAGCGTCACGGACCTGAGCGGCCTGTTACTAACGATAGGCAACCCGATCAAGCGGACGCAAGCGTGCCCCGTCTCGTAGGCTTGCATGGTTGGTTATCCTGTCATTGCTGCGCAGTGGCGTATTATCGGCCCACTTCACATTCAGCACATTCCCACCGCACACATGCTTGTTACGCTCGTGGTCTGTCAAGTTTCCATTGGAATGCCATGATCGATCTGTACGACTCCGCAAGCCCCGCCGTCGCGTCAGCGCCGCCCCACGCAGTGCGTTCTCATCTGCGCGCAGCGATCTGGTTCGCCGGCGTGATCCTGCCGGTCATCGCGCTCGCTGCCCTGTTCATCGGCCTGCGCTGGGAAGGCATTGTCCTGTCGCTCACCCTGACGGTCTACATCGTCTTCATTGCCAGCGTCCCGCTGGCCAATGCCTTGCTGATACACGCCGTCGATAGCGAGTGGCTCGAGCTGTCGCGTCCGCTGGCGCTGCTGCACGGATTTGCGACCGGGATCAGCGCCATCTTCGCCATCTTGTTTCTGCCGCTCACGCCGGTAGCGGTGCTGGGCCTCGTCGTCTTCGGCCTCGGCTTGCTGCTGCTCGCGCCGCTGCTGGCGCTGATCGCGACGCTGGCCGTGCGTCGCGTGCTCGCCGGCCGCCTTCTGCACAGCGGCGGCGCGGCGCTGCCCTCCGCGTGGCCTGGCGTACTGCTGGCGCTGGCCATCGTCGGCGCCATGGAACTGCCGTCCGTCGTCACGCGGGTCGGCATGCGCATGGCGTCCGACGAGGCACACGCCACCAGCACGAACGGCATACGCGTGCTGCGCTACCTCGGCAATGAAAAAATCATGCGGCGCATCTGCGCGGGAGAGGGCGGCTTCCCCCCCGACTTGACCAGCATCGTGCTGACCACGCGCGGCGCGACCAGCGCCGAGGAAGCGCGCGCCTCCTACTACCGCCTCACCGGCACCCAGTGCAGCGCCGTGCCGGCTCCCTCCGGGAGATCCGCGCACGCCAGTGATGGCGCTGGCCGGTATGCAGGACAAGAAACAGGCCGCTGATTTCCAGCTCCAGCAGCGCAATACCGGCCCACTTCACATTCAGCACATTCGCACTGCACACTCGCTTGTTACGCTCATGGTCTGTTAAGTTTCCTTTGGAACGCCATGATCGATCATCACGAGTCCGTAAGCCCCACTCCCGCGCCGCGCCAAGCAGTGCGCTTTTCCGTTCGCGCAGCGATCTGGTTCGCTGGCGTGATCCTGCCGGTGATTGCGGTTGCGGTCCTGCTCATCGGCGTGTTCTGGGCGCAGATGATCCATCTGCTCACCTTGTCCGCGCACCTGTTCCTGATTGCGAGCGTCCCGCTGGCCAACGCCCAGCTGATGATCGCCCTCAAGAGCGGGCAGCCTTCGCTGTCACGTCCACTGGCGCTGCTGCACGGCTTTGCGATCGGGATCAGCGCCTTCTTCACCGTTCTGTTCCTGCCGGTCACGCTGGGGGGCGTGGCCATGATCATCTACTTCGGCATCGGCTTGCTGCTGCTCGCACCGCTGCTGTCGCTGGTGGCGACACTGGCCGCGCGCCGCTTGCTCCGCCGCCGCCTGCTGGAGACGGGCGGCGCGCCGCTGCCTTCCGCCTGGCCCGGCGCACTGCTGGCGCTGGCCATCGTCGGCGCAATGGAACTGCCGACCGCCATCACGCGGCTCGGCATGCGCATGGCGGCCGACAAAGCACACGCCACCAGCGCGAACGGGATACGCCTGCTGCGCTACCTCGGCAACGAGGACATCATGCTGCGCCTGTGCCACGGAGATGGTAACGTCGGACTCGACCTGACCAGCAGCATGCTGATGAAGGGCCCCGGGACCAGTGCCGAAGAAGCGCGCGCCGTTTACTACCGCCTCACCGGCACCCCGTTCAGCGACGTGGCGAACCTGCGTCTGGCCAGTTCGCGCATCGATGGCACGCTCGATGCCCGAGCGGCACTCGGCTCGCTGGAATGGACCATGGTGCTTCGCAAGGAAAAATACCATTGGAAGGAAGCGCGCGCACAGGTCACGTTACAGGCCGGCGCCGTGGTCACGCGCGTCACACTGCGGGACGACAGCGGGGAGCACGAGGCGACAGTCAGCGGGGGCGCACAGGCGCGCGCGGAGCGGGAAAAAACAGGCTGGTCCAACCGTCCGCCCATCCTGGTGACCACGGCTGGCAAGGACCGCATCATGCTCGAGCTGCGTCCGGATCAGAAGGGAAGCGAGCTGACTTTGCGGATCGCGATGACCGCGCCGCTGGTGCTCAATGAAGCGCGCCTGGGCTATCTTCAGCTGCCCGCGTTCAGCGAACGCAATTTCGAGATCGCGCCGGCCTTGCGCCATGCAGTGTCTTTGGAATCGGCCAGCGCGCTGCAGGGCGCGCCCGGCATGCGTGAGGAAACCGGCGCCACGCTGCCATTCGCGGTGCGCGGCGACCTCGCCGAGCCACTGCCCGGCGTCGGCGCGGCGATCATCAGCGCATGGCGCGCGTCGGACGATGCGCAGGCATGGAGCCCCGACCCGACGGTGCAAAACGGGGCCATCGTGCAAACCATCAGCCAGAAAGCTGCCCGCATTCCGCGCCGCGTGGCGCTGGTCATCGACGGCTCGATGGCGCTGGCGGCGCAACGCGAGCAGCTGGCGCGCGCCGCGACCTCTTTCCCGGGCAACGTGGAACTGGGCGTGATCGTGGCCGGTAGCGAGGCGCCACAGGTGTTCCTGCACGATCATTCCGATTCGCTGGCCAGCGTGCGGCATCTGCAGGACATCACGTACGAAGAAGGTCACGACAACAGCGCGGCGCTGCTGATGGCGTGGGAATGGGCGGCGGCCAGCAGCGACGGCGCGGTGGTGTGGGTCCACGGGCCGCAACCCATCATGCCGCGCTCGGCGAACGCGCTGCTGCAGCACTACCGGCAGCGCCCGGACCAGGTGCGCATGTTTGCGCTGGAAGCGGTCACCGGTCCCAACGTTTTGTGGGAAAGGATGGAGGACGTCGCCGCCCTGTCACGCGTGCCGCGCATCGGATCGCTGCACGACGACCTGGTACGCCTGCTCAGTGGCTGGAAACCGGGGGCGCGGCAGATCGTGGCCGAACGCCGCGCCAGCACCGACCGGCAGCCGGCGCAGGAGCAAACCTCGCCGCACCTGACACGCCTGTGGGCGGGCGAACGCGCCGCGCTGC of the Massilia violaceinigra genome contains:
- a CDS encoding vWA domain-containing protein; translation: MIDHHESVSPTPAPRQAVRFSVRAAIWFAGVILPVIAVAVLLIGVFWAQMIHLLTLSAHLFLIASVPLANAQLMIALKSGQPSLSRPLALLHGFAIGISAFFTVLFLPVTLGGVAMIIYFGIGLLLLAPLLSLVATLAARRLLRRRLLETGGAPLPSAWPGALLALAIVGAMELPTAITRLGMRMAADKAHATSANGIRLLRYLGNEDIMLRLCHGDGNVGLDLTSSMLMKGPGTSAEEARAVYYRLTGTPFSDVANLRLASSRIDGTLDARAALGSLEWTMVLRKEKYHWKEARAQVTLQAGAVVTRVTLRDDSGEHEATVSGGAQARAEREKTGWSNRPPILVTTAGKDRIMLELRPDQKGSELTLRIAMTAPLVLNEARLGYLQLPAFSERNFEIAPALRHAVSLESASALQGAPGMREETGATLPFAVRGDLAEPLPGVGAAIISAWRASDDAQAWSPDPTVQNGAIVQTISQKAARIPRRVALVIDGSMALAAQREQLARAATSFPGNVELGVIVAGSEAPQVFLHDHSDSLASVRHLQDITYEEGHDNSAALLMAWEWAAASSDGAVVWVHGPQPIMPRSANALLQHYRQRPDQVRMFALEAVTGPNVLWERMEDVAALSRVPRIGSLHDDLVRLLSGWKPGARQIVAERRASTDRQPAQEQTSPHLTRLWAGERAALLRAKSALATPQEEEQLRGLEQLKMEKTDTPVPGAQPRAITGRKAAQAAGMSIVPEPETVLITVVALAVLGWRMRFHLRTPYPASPE
- a CDS encoding zinc finger Ran-binding domain-containing protein, which translates into the protein MQAYEWQCHVCRHSNSAARDTCSACGFAAAARGKDILLKRAAQADAAEAAPPASSDSVNLTELVAYLPLWRRILAYVGLMVSGAGGIWWKFAWTMPSYGSAFLMVAGGLLLVGLAAGRKTAPSPPP